The proteins below are encoded in one region of Nyctibius grandis isolate bNycGra1 chromosome 7, bNycGra1.pri, whole genome shotgun sequence:
- the RHEB gene encoding GTP-binding protein Rheb isoform X1 — protein sequence MPPSKSRKIAILGYRSVGKSSLTIQFVEGQFVDSYDPTIENTFTKLITVNGQEYHLQLVDTAGQDEYSIFPQTYSIDINGYILVYSVTSIKSFEVIKVIHGKLLDMVGKVQIPIMLVGNKKDLHMERVISYEEGKALAESWNAAFLESSAKENQTAVDVFKRIILEAEKIDGAASQGKSSCSVM from the exons GAAAATCTTCACTGACGATTCAGTTTGTGGAAGGACAGTTTGTTGATTCATACGATCCAACCATAGAGAACA CATTTACAAAACTGATCACGGTAAATGGCCAAGAATATCACCTTCAGCTTGTTGACACTGCTGGCCAA GATGAATACTCCATATTTCCTCAGACGTACTCCATAGACATCAATGGCTACATTCTTGTTTACTCAGTCACGTCAAtaaaaag ttttgaagTGATAAAAGTTATCCATGGCAAGTTATTGGATATGGTGGGAAAAGTCCA aataCCCATTATGCTggttggaaataaaaaagacctGCATATGGAACG GGTGATCAGCTATGAAGAAGGGAAAGCTTTAGCAGAATCCTGGAATGCAGCTTTCTTGGAATCTTCTGCTAAAGAAAATCAG ACTGCCGTTGATGTTTTTAAGAGGATAATTTTGGAGGCAGAAAAAATCGATGGGGCAGCTTCACAAGGGAAGTCTTCATGCTCAGTAATGTAA
- the RHEB gene encoding GTP-binding protein Rheb isoform X2, producing MPPSKSRKIAILGYRSVGKSSLTIQFVEGQFVDSYDPTIENTFTKLITVNGQEYHLQLVDTAGQDEYSIFPQTYSIDINGYILVYSVTSIKRIPIMLVGNKKDLHMERVISYEEGKALAESWNAAFLESSAKENQTAVDVFKRIILEAEKIDGAASQGKSSCSVM from the exons GAAAATCTTCACTGACGATTCAGTTTGTGGAAGGACAGTTTGTTGATTCATACGATCCAACCATAGAGAACA CATTTACAAAACTGATCACGGTAAATGGCCAAGAATATCACCTTCAGCTTGTTGACACTGCTGGCCAA GATGAATACTCCATATTTCCTCAGACGTACTCCATAGACATCAATGGCTACATTCTTGTTTACTCAGTCACGTCAAtaaaaag aataCCCATTATGCTggttggaaataaaaaagacctGCATATGGAACG GGTGATCAGCTATGAAGAAGGGAAAGCTTTAGCAGAATCCTGGAATGCAGCTTTCTTGGAATCTTCTGCTAAAGAAAATCAG ACTGCCGTTGATGTTTTTAAGAGGATAATTTTGGAGGCAGAAAAAATCGATGGGGCAGCTTCACAAGGGAAGTCTTCATGCTCAGTAATGTAA